In Chrysemys picta bellii isolate R12L10 chromosome 3, ASM1138683v2, whole genome shotgun sequence, a single genomic region encodes these proteins:
- the LOC135982276 gene encoding uncharacterized protein LOC135982276, with protein sequence MQSSPAVMAVQSGNRKRAPAWTDREVLDLIAVWGDESVLSELRSKRRNAKIYEKISKDMAERGYSRDATQCRVKIKELRQGYQKTKEANGRSGSHPQTSRFYEALHSILGAAATTTPPVTVDSEDGILSTAGSSDMLGDGEDEEGDEEGEAVGSSHNADFPDSQDLFITLTEIPYEASPAITPDTESGEGSATPSATVSQPSLESHSQRLARIRRRKKRTREDMFSELMASSQAQAAQQTQWRENLTRMHQANMDREERWRQEDQQATQTLLGLLREQTDTLRRLVDVLQERRQEDRAPLQSISNRPPPPPSPIPTSPKVQRRRGGRVPANSHSTPAESSSSRRLSFPKI encoded by the exons atgcagagctctccagcagtgatggccgtgcagtctgggaatagaaagagagccccagcatggactgatcgtgaagtcttggatctcatcgctgtgtggggcgatgagtccgtgctttccgagctgcgatccaaaagaaggaatgcaaagatctacgagaagatctctaaagacatggcagagagaggatacagccgggatgcaacgcagtgccgcgtgaaaatcaaggagctgagacaaggctaccagaagaccaaagaggcaaacggacgctccggatcccatccccagacatcccgtttctacgaggcactgcattccatcctcggtgctgccgccaccactaccccaccagtgaccgtggactctgaggatgggatactgtccacggccggttcctcagacatgttaggggacggggaagatgaggaaggagatgaggagggcgaggcagttggcagctctcacaacgctgatttccccgacagccaggatctcttcatcacccttacagagatcccctacgaagcgtccccagccattaccccggacacagaatctggtgaaggatcagcca ccccgtctgcgactgtctcacaacctagcctggaatcacactcccagaggctagcgcggattaggcgtaggaagaagaggacacgggaggacatgttctctgagcttatggcctcttcccaagcccaggcagcacagcagacccagtggcgggagaacttgacccgaatgcaccaagccaacatggatcgggaggagaggtggcggcaggaagaccagcaggcgactcaaacgctgcttggactactgagggagcaaacggacacgctccggcgccttgtggatgttctgcaggaacggaggcaggaggacagagccccgctgcagtccatctctaaccgccctcccccgccaccaagtcccatacccacctcacccaaagtgcaaagaaggagaggcggcagagtccctgctaactctcactccacccctgcagagagctctagtagcagaaggctctcatttcccaaaatttga